In Bacillus sp. FJAT-45037, the following are encoded in one genomic region:
- the glyQ gene encoding glycine--tRNA ligase subunit alpha, with protein sequence MNVQTMILTLQEFWSKQNCMIMQAYDTEKGAGTMSPFTLLRTIGPEPWNVAYVEPSRRPADGRYGENPNRLYQHHQFQVIMKPSPTNIQELYLDSLRALGIDPLKHDIRFVEDNWENPTLGCAGLGWEVWLDGMEITQFTYFQQVGGIEANPVSAEITYGLERLASYIQDKENVFDLEWVEGFTYGDIFKQPEYEHSKYTFEVSDSQMLFSLFGTYEQEAKRALDENLVFPAYDYILKCSHTFNLLDARGAISVTERTGYIGRVRNLARTAAKLYYNERERLGFPMLKKKENADHE encoded by the coding sequence ATGAACGTGCAAACGATGATTTTGACATTGCAAGAATTTTGGTCAAAGCAAAACTGTATGATCATGCAAGCGTATGATACTGAAAAAGGGGCAGGGACGATGAGTCCATTTACCCTTCTTAGAACAATTGGCCCTGAGCCGTGGAATGTGGCGTATGTGGAGCCTTCCCGTCGTCCTGCTGATGGAAGATACGGGGAGAACCCGAACCGTTTATACCAGCATCACCAATTCCAAGTCATTATGAAGCCTTCCCCAACCAATATTCAAGAGCTTTACTTAGATAGTTTACGCGCTCTTGGCATTGATCCTTTAAAGCATGATATTCGCTTTGTTGAGGATAACTGGGAGAATCCAACATTAGGATGTGCTGGTCTTGGTTGGGAAGTTTGGTTAGATGGGATGGAAATTACGCAATTTACGTACTTCCAACAAGTGGGTGGAATCGAAGCCAATCCTGTTTCTGCAGAAATTACATACGGACTCGAGCGTCTTGCTTCCTACATCCAAGATAAAGAAAATGTCTTTGATCTTGAATGGGTAGAAGGATTTACGTACGGAGACATTTTCAAACAACCAGAGTATGAGCATTCAAAATACACATTTGAAGTATCAGACAGCCAAATGTTGTTCTCTCTATTTGGTACGTACGAGCAAGAAGCAAAACGTGCGCTAGATGAAAACCTTGTGTTTCCAGCGTATGATTACATCTTAAAATGTTCACATACATTTAATCTACTCGATGCACGCGGAGCGATTTCTGTAACTGAACGAACGGGCTATATTGGACGAGTTCGTAATTTAGCTCGTACGGCTGCGAAATTGTATTATAACGAACGTGAACGTTTAGGTTTTCCAATGTTAAAAAAGAAGGAGAATGCAGATCATGAGTAA
- the glyS gene encoding glycine--tRNA ligase subunit beta: MSKRDFLFELGLEELPARFVTDSMNQLKDKVTTWLQEQRLSYDAIEAFSTPRRLGLLITGLVEKQPDVEAEAKGPAKKIAKDADGNWSKAAQGFARGQGVSTDDLFFQELKGVEYVYAKTFTAGKETALLLPQLKELITSMHFPKNMRWNEYDLRFARPIQWMVALYGQEVIPFEITDVKTGNTTRGHRFLGDVVTLDTPADYETTLLGQYVIARPEERKRAIRNQLESMTEGNGWVIPVDEDLLEEVTNLVEYPTALSGSYDESFLEIPKEVLITSMREHQRYFPVQDDLGQLLPHFVTVRNGDHQHLENVAKGNEKVLRARLSDAAFFFAEDQKLQIKDALSRLENIVYHEDLGSIADKVRRVRQSTEAISRMVGLNAADQKVTDRVAEIAKFDLVTQMVNEFPELQGRMGEVYAELNGESKEVTIGINEHYQPKFAGDKSPTTKVGTVVSLADKLDTIVTCFAIGLIPTGSQDPYALRRQAAGIVQMVNEYELNVTIQDLVEASLNVAEDRGLLKRDRVDIVRDVIEFFTLRVKNALQEKGIRYDVIDAVMTGEPIHVPTTVKKAQLLMQQVNEESFKKMVEALSRVTNIAKKAETTASPTVDLFEKEQEHALFTSYQQAEKDVHLALEKGDVEAAFTSLAAIEPVIHAYFDHIMVMAEDAKIKANRLAQMKELSSVIRAFANFQSIVFS; the protein is encoded by the coding sequence ATGAGTAAACGCGATTTTCTATTTGAGCTTGGTCTAGAGGAGTTGCCAGCACGATTTGTGACGGACTCGATGAATCAACTGAAAGATAAAGTGACGACTTGGTTACAAGAACAACGCCTATCTTATGACGCGATTGAAGCATTTTCAACACCACGCCGTCTAGGGTTATTAATCACAGGTTTAGTAGAGAAACAACCGGATGTTGAGGCGGAGGCGAAAGGGCCGGCTAAAAAGATTGCAAAAGACGCGGACGGAAATTGGTCTAAAGCAGCTCAAGGCTTTGCAAGAGGTCAAGGCGTATCAACGGATGATCTATTTTTCCAAGAGTTAAAAGGGGTCGAATATGTGTATGCGAAAACATTCACAGCCGGAAAAGAGACTGCCTTGCTGCTGCCGCAATTAAAAGAATTGATTACATCCATGCATTTCCCGAAAAACATGCGCTGGAACGAGTATGATCTACGGTTTGCTCGTCCGATTCAATGGATGGTTGCGTTGTACGGTCAAGAAGTGATTCCATTTGAGATTACAGATGTGAAAACAGGAAACACGACACGTGGTCACCGCTTCTTAGGAGATGTTGTGACACTTGATACACCGGCTGATTATGAAACGACGTTACTAGGCCAATACGTCATTGCTAGACCAGAGGAACGCAAGCGTGCGATTCGCAATCAATTAGAATCGATGACAGAGGGCAACGGCTGGGTCATTCCAGTTGATGAAGATCTTCTTGAAGAAGTAACGAATCTTGTAGAATACCCAACGGCTTTATCAGGTAGCTACGATGAGTCATTCCTTGAAATTCCGAAAGAAGTGTTAATTACATCGATGCGTGAACATCAACGTTACTTCCCTGTTCAAGATGACTTAGGTCAATTGCTTCCTCATTTTGTGACTGTACGTAATGGGGATCATCAGCACCTTGAAAATGTAGCAAAAGGAAATGAAAAGGTTCTACGTGCTCGCCTATCTGATGCGGCGTTCTTCTTTGCCGAAGATCAAAAACTTCAGATAAAAGATGCGTTATCACGCTTAGAAAACATTGTCTATCATGAAGACCTTGGATCCATTGCTGATAAAGTACGTCGAGTTCGTCAAAGTACAGAAGCGATTAGCCGAATGGTTGGTCTTAACGCTGCGGATCAAAAAGTGACAGACCGTGTTGCTGAGATTGCAAAATTTGATCTTGTCACGCAAATGGTCAATGAGTTCCCTGAGTTACAAGGTCGAATGGGTGAGGTGTATGCGGAGTTAAACGGTGAATCAAAAGAAGTGACGATCGGAATTAATGAACATTATCAACCGAAGTTCGCAGGAGATAAGAGCCCCACGACAAAAGTTGGGACGGTCGTAAGTTTAGCGGATAAGCTAGACACGATTGTTACTTGTTTTGCCATTGGTCTTATTCCGACAGGTTCACAAGATCCCTATGCCCTTAGAAGACAAGCAGCTGGAATTGTACAAATGGTCAATGAGTATGAGCTAAATGTAACGATCCAAGATCTTGTAGAAGCAAGCTTAAATGTAGCCGAAGATCGCGGTTTATTAAAGCGTGATCGGGTGGACATTGTTCGTGATGTGATTGAATTCTTCACGTTGCGTGTGAAAAATGCCTTGCAAGAAAAAGGGATTCGCTATGATGTGATTGACGCGGTGATGACAGGTGAGCCGATCCATGTACCAACGACAGTGAAAAAGGCACAGCTTCTCATGCAACAAGTTAATGAAGAGTCATTTAAGAAAATGGTGGAGGCGCTTAGTCGTGTAACAAACATTGCTAAAAAAGCAGAAACAACAGCCTCTCCAACTGTAGATTTATTCGAGAAAGAACAAGAGCATGCATTATTTACTAGCTACCAACAAGCTGAAAAAGACGTGCACCTAGCATTGGAAAAGGGAGATGTCGAGGCAGCTTTTACTAGTCTTGCAGCGATTGAACCTGTTATTCATGCATACTTTGATCATATTATGGTCATGGCTGAAGATGCAAAAATTAAAGCCAATCGCCTGGCTCAAATGAAGGAATTATCATCTGTCATTCGCGCGTTTGCTAACTTCCAATCGATTGTATTTAGCTAA
- a CDS encoding helix-turn-helix transcriptional regulator, whose translation MDTIELTNRQEFIVSIVKENGPITGEQIAERLSLTRATLRPDLAILTMAGYLDARPRVGYFYTGKTGAQLLGDKVKNITVEHYQSRPIVVLESSSVYDAICTMFLEDVGTLFVTDKRTSLVGVLSRKDLLRASLGKQALESIPVSIIMTRMPNITVCKQDDLIIEVAKKLISKQIDGLPIVQEVDFGSGYEVVGRITKTNITSLLVDLANDETI comes from the coding sequence GTGGACACAATCGAACTCACAAATCGGCAAGAATTTATTGTAAGCATTGTGAAAGAAAATGGACCAATTACAGGTGAGCAAATTGCAGAACGTCTTTCACTTACGCGTGCGACGCTCCGTCCTGATTTAGCGATTCTAACGATGGCAGGATATTTGGATGCTAGACCGCGAGTGGGTTATTTCTATACGGGAAAAACAGGCGCTCAATTACTTGGGGATAAGGTCAAAAATATTACAGTTGAGCACTATCAATCAAGACCGATTGTCGTGCTAGAATCATCTTCAGTGTATGATGCGATTTGTACGATGTTCCTTGAGGATGTTGGGACGTTGTTTGTTACAGATAAACGCACGTCACTCGTTGGTGTGCTCTCAAGAAAAGATCTGTTACGAGCTAGTCTTGGAAAACAGGCCTTAGAATCGATCCCTGTTAGTATTATCATGACAAGAATGCCAAACATCACGGTGTGCAAACAAGATGACTTAATTATCGAAGTTGCAAAAAAGCTGATCAGTAAGCAGATTGATGGGTTGCCCATTGTACAAGAAGTTGATTTTGGATCAGGTTATGAAGTGGTTGGTAGAATTACAAAAACAAATATTACTTCGCTGCTCGTAGATTTAGCAAATGATGAAACAATCTAG
- a CDS encoding pyruvate, water dikinase regulatory protein, producing MEEFKQRPVVYVVSDSVGETAELVVKAAASQFNGAGVEVRRIPYVEDQGTIDEIIYLASRANALIAFTLVVPEIKNYLIERAAQENVETVDIIGPMLNKIETLTGKQPRYEPGLVYRLDEDYFRKVEAIEFAVKYDDGRDPRGIVRADVVLIGVSRTSKTPLSQYLAHKRLKVANVPLVPEVEPPQELFKISAKKCIGLKISPEKLNDIRAERLKALGLKPQANYANIERIKEELEFAENVMNRIGCPVIDVSNKAVEETANLISSMFQRNKA from the coding sequence ATGGAAGAATTCAAGCAACGCCCTGTTGTGTATGTTGTCTCAGACTCTGTAGGGGAAACTGCTGAGTTAGTTGTGAAAGCTGCTGCGAGCCAATTTAATGGTGCAGGGGTTGAAGTTCGTCGAATTCCTTATGTGGAAGACCAAGGAACGATTGATGAAATCATCTATTTAGCTTCTCGCGCTAATGCATTGATTGCTTTTACGTTAGTTGTGCCGGAAATTAAGAATTATTTAATTGAAAGAGCGGCACAAGAAAACGTAGAAACGGTAGATATCATTGGACCGATGTTAAACAAGATAGAAACGTTGACAGGTAAACAACCTAGGTATGAACCAGGGCTTGTTTATCGATTAGATGAGGATTACTTCCGAAAAGTGGAAGCGATCGAGTTTGCTGTTAAGTATGATGATGGCCGTGACCCAAGAGGCATTGTCCGAGCTGATGTTGTACTTATCGGTGTATCAAGAACGTCTAAAACGCCATTATCACAATACTTAGCTCATAAGCGCTTAAAAGTTGCCAATGTTCCACTCGTTCCAGAAGTGGAACCGCCGCAGGAATTATTTAAAATCTCTGCTAAAAAATGTATCGGCCTAAAGATTAGTCCTGAAAAATTAAATGATATTCGTGCGGAGCGACTAAAAGCACTAGGGTTAAAACCTCAAGCGAATTACGCGAATATCGAACGTATTAAAGAAGAACTTGAGTTTGCTGAAAATGTCATGAACCGCATCGGTTGTCCTGTCATTGATGTATCCAATAAGGCTGTTGAAGAAACAGCTAACTTAATCTCAAGCATGTTTCAACGTAATAAGGCATAA
- a CDS encoding YaiI/YqxD family protein gives MVRVFVDADSCPVKSEIVSICQEYEVGAVFVSSTAHHITVPDMFLQVTVDSDKEAADLYILNHTKRGDCCVTQDHALASILLPKGVSVLSPRGIVYREETIMQLLDARYLSQKERRKGGKTKGPKAFTEEDRMRFCHQLTRILSKEEGI, from the coding sequence ATGGTGCGCGTTTTTGTAGATGCGGACTCGTGTCCTGTAAAAAGTGAGATCGTGTCGATTTGCCAAGAATATGAGGTAGGAGCGGTATTTGTTTCATCAACTGCTCATCATATTACCGTACCCGATATGTTTTTACAAGTAACGGTCGATTCGGATAAAGAGGCAGCCGATCTTTACATACTTAATCATACAAAACGTGGAGATTGTTGTGTGACTCAAGATCATGCACTTGCTTCTATTTTGCTTCCAAAAGGTGTTTCCGTCCTGTCACCAAGAGGGATAGTCTATCGCGAAGAAACCATTATGCAACTTTTAGATGCGCGGTATCTTTCACAGAAAGAACGGCGAAAAGGCGGAAAAACTAAAGGTCCAAAAGCCTTTACGGAAGAAGATCGAATGCGGTTTTGTCACCAATTAACTAGAATTTTATCAAAAGAAGAAGGAATATAG
- the dnaG gene encoding DNA primase, which translates to MSSRIPEETIEQIRQQTDIVEVISDYVQLKKQGRQYTGLCPFHGEKTPSFSVSQEKQLYHCFGCGAGGNVFSFLMEHEGYSFVDAAKHLANQVNIDLPEIEQRDSSTNTPHKMMIDAHALAAKLYHHVLTLTEEGLTGREYAKVREFTKEQLEHFQIGFAPDRWDSLTIICEKRGFNLDTVAKAGLLGVRDSDQGYYDRFRNRLMFPIWDGQGNVIAFGGRILGSEKPKYMNSSETPIFHKSKTIYALHLARPTIRKENAAILFEGYVDVVAAWGAGIQNGVATLGTALTTEQAKILRRNAETVTICFDSDRAGTEAAFRSASILESAGCHVKVALMPDGLDPDDFIRKFGAERFKTDVIGASLSLMAFKMRFLRKGKNLQDEGERLRYIEEVLVEISTLTRAVERDHYLRQIADEFSLSLDALKQEQFQLFRAKKQKDQQHKQPETRRTTKVLTQKKLLPAYKNAERLLLAHMMRDAEIAEQVQERIGGNFNVDEHHAIVAYLYAYYGEGRESNPSEFVHRLEDPELIGLASELAMLSVNEECSEQEIIDYMQQIESYPKWVEIQQKEIEMKQEHDPVAAAKLKMEIIKMKKQLH; encoded by the coding sequence ATGAGTAGTCGCATACCAGAAGAGACTATTGAACAAATTCGTCAACAGACGGACATTGTTGAAGTGATCAGTGACTATGTTCAATTAAAGAAACAAGGTAGACAGTACACGGGTTTATGCCCATTTCACGGAGAAAAAACCCCTTCATTTTCTGTTTCACAAGAGAAGCAATTGTATCATTGCTTTGGTTGTGGTGCAGGAGGGAATGTATTTTCTTTCTTGATGGAACATGAAGGGTATTCCTTTGTGGATGCAGCAAAGCACTTAGCCAACCAAGTGAATATTGATTTGCCGGAGATCGAACAAAGAGATAGCTCAACTAACACTCCTCATAAAATGATGATCGATGCGCATGCATTAGCGGCTAAATTGTATCATCATGTCCTAACGTTAACTGAAGAAGGGTTAACAGGGCGAGAGTATGCCAAGGTGAGAGAGTTTACGAAAGAGCAACTCGAGCATTTCCAAATTGGATTTGCCCCCGATCGTTGGGATTCTTTAACGATTATTTGTGAGAAACGAGGCTTTAATTTAGACACTGTTGCGAAAGCTGGTCTACTTGGTGTGAGAGATTCAGACCAAGGCTATTACGACAGGTTTAGAAATCGTTTAATGTTTCCAATTTGGGATGGGCAAGGAAATGTCATTGCTTTTGGTGGACGAATTCTTGGTTCTGAGAAACCGAAGTATATGAATAGTTCCGAAACACCTATTTTTCACAAAAGCAAAACGATCTATGCCTTGCACTTAGCAAGACCAACGATTCGAAAAGAAAATGCAGCGATTCTATTTGAAGGGTATGTTGACGTTGTCGCAGCTTGGGGAGCAGGCATTCAAAATGGGGTTGCTACCTTAGGAACAGCGCTAACGACTGAGCAGGCAAAAATCCTTAGGCGAAACGCGGAGACAGTCACCATTTGTTTTGACTCCGACCGAGCAGGTACAGAGGCAGCGTTTCGCTCAGCTAGTATATTAGAAAGTGCAGGCTGTCATGTAAAGGTAGCATTGATGCCAGATGGCCTAGATCCCGATGACTTCATTCGAAAATTTGGTGCAGAGCGCTTTAAAACGGATGTAATAGGGGCAAGCTTATCATTAATGGCCTTTAAAATGCGCTTCCTAAGAAAAGGAAAAAACCTTCAAGATGAAGGAGAACGTCTGCGCTACATCGAAGAAGTGTTAGTAGAAATTTCTACATTGACTAGAGCGGTTGAACGTGATCATTATCTCAGACAGATTGCTGATGAATTTTCCCTTTCTCTTGACGCCTTAAAGCAGGAACAATTTCAATTATTTAGGGCGAAAAAGCAGAAAGATCAACAGCATAAGCAGCCTGAAACGCGCAGGACGACGAAAGTATTGACTCAAAAAAAATTGCTGCCTGCGTATAAGAATGCAGAAAGGCTTCTCTTAGCACATATGATGAGAGATGCTGAAATTGCTGAGCAGGTACAAGAGCGCATCGGTGGAAATTTCAATGTGGATGAACACCATGCTATTGTGGCATATTTATACGCTTACTACGGTGAAGGGCGTGAGTCGAATCCTAGTGAATTTGTTCATCGTTTAGAAGACCCAGAACTGATCGGTTTGGCTTCTGAACTTGCGATGCTATCTGTTAATGAAGAATGTTCCGAACAAGAAATCATTGACTATATGCAACAGATTGAAAGTTATCCAAAGTGGGTAGAGATACAACAGAAGGAAATAGAGATGAAACAGGAACATGATCCTGTAGCAGCTGCCAAGTTAAAAATGGAAATCATTAAAATGAAAAAGCAGCTTCACTAA
- the rpoD gene encoding RNA polymerase sigma factor RpoD translates to MAEKPLRPLAEGELSIDQVKEQLVEVGKKRGVLTYTEITEKLSVFDQDSDQMDEFFEYLGEQGVEILNESDDAPAIQQAAKEEEFDLNDLSVPPGIKINDPVRMYLKEIGRVPLLSAQEEIELAKRIEEGDEEAKRRLAEANLRLVVSIAKRYVGRGMLFLDLIQEGNMGLIKAVEKFDYEKGYKFSTYATWWIRQAITRAIADQARTIRIPVHMVETINKLIRVQRQLLQDFGREPTPEEVAQEMELTPEKVREILKIAQEPVSLETPIGEEDDSHLGDFIEDQEALAPSDAAAYELLKEQLEDVLDTLTDREENVLRLRFGLDDGRTRTLEEVGKVFGVTRERIRQIEAKALRKLRHPSRSKRLKDFLE, encoded by the coding sequence ATGGCAGAGAAACCATTACGCCCATTAGCAGAAGGTGAATTGTCTATCGATCAAGTCAAAGAACAATTAGTTGAGGTAGGGAAAAAGAGAGGTGTCTTAACCTACACAGAGATTACAGAAAAATTATCTGTGTTTGATCAAGACTCTGACCAAATGGATGAATTTTTTGAGTACCTTGGAGAACAAGGTGTCGAAATTCTAAATGAGTCAGATGATGCCCCTGCGATTCAACAAGCTGCAAAAGAGGAAGAGTTTGACCTAAATGACTTAAGCGTACCACCAGGCATTAAGATTAATGATCCTGTGCGTATGTACCTTAAAGAAATTGGTCGTGTTCCCCTTCTATCTGCACAAGAAGAAATTGAGCTCGCTAAGCGTATTGAAGAAGGAGACGAAGAAGCAAAACGTCGCCTTGCTGAAGCGAACTTACGTCTTGTCGTTTCGATTGCGAAACGTTATGTAGGACGCGGCATGTTGTTCCTTGATTTAATTCAAGAAGGTAACATGGGTCTAATTAAAGCAGTTGAGAAGTTTGATTACGAAAAAGGATACAAATTCAGTACGTATGCAACATGGTGGATTCGTCAAGCGATCACACGTGCGATTGCTGACCAAGCAAGAACGATTCGTATTCCCGTGCATATGGTTGAAACGATCAATAAACTCATTCGTGTACAACGTCAGTTACTTCAAGATTTCGGACGTGAACCAACGCCTGAAGAAGTAGCACAAGAGATGGAATTAACTCCAGAAAAAGTACGCGAGATTCTGAAGATTGCTCAAGAGCCTGTTTCGCTTGAAACGCCTATTGGTGAAGAAGATGATTCACACTTAGGAGATTTCATCGAAGACCAAGAAGCTCTTGCACCGTCTGATGCAGCTGCATACGAACTATTAAAAGAACAGTTAGAAGATGTTCTAGACACATTGACAGACCGAGAAGAAAATGTTTTACGTCTTCGTTTCGGGCTTGATGATGGCCGTACAAGAACGTTAGAAGAAGTCGGTAAGGTATTCGGCGTTACGCGTGAGCGTATCCGTCAAATCGAAGCAAAAGCTCTTCGTAAACTTCGCCACCCAAGCCGTAGTAAACGCCTAAAAGACTTCTTAGAATAA
- the cccA gene encoding cytochrome c550, producing MRGRPLLPFAIIAIVGILLMISLSFIGLNQREAMNADEVEEEVTEFEDPVTAGEGLAQASCIGCHGGDLGGGSGPALTSLEGSYSQDQITDVILNGIGTMPAISNLNDVEADAISQYLLSISE from the coding sequence ATGAGAGGTAGACCACTCTTACCTTTTGCGATTATAGCAATCGTAGGTATTCTTCTTATGATCTCGCTTTCATTCATCGGGTTAAATCAACGTGAAGCAATGAATGCAGATGAAGTAGAAGAAGAAGTAACAGAGTTTGAAGATCCAGTTACAGCTGGAGAAGGACTAGCACAAGCTTCTTGTATTGGCTGTCATGGTGGCGATTTAGGCGGTGGCTCAGGCCCAGCTTTAACGTCTCTTGAAGGTTCATACTCACAAGATCAAATCACAGATGTCATTCTTAATGGTATAGGCACAATGCCTGCTATATCAAATCTGAATGATGTAGAAGCTGATGCAATTTCTCAGTATTTACTTTCTATTTCTGAATAA
- a CDS encoding tRNA (adenine(22)-N(1))-methyltransferase: MNERQLSARLERVATYVPTGVKTADIGSDHAYLPCYLCLKDPAATAIAGEVNEGPFLSAKTQVRQSALEKRISVRKGNGLEVIHSEDHVDAVTIAGMGGALIATILEEGKEKLDGVSRLILQPNVSAITIRKWLFENGWNLIAEEIIEEDDKIYEILVADRGDVLPLYEQEKEKKMLLGPYLMSECNKAFQLKWTYEKSNWERILTQFEKATETAELKNKKEELKMKIQMVQEVL, encoded by the coding sequence ATGAATGAACGTCAATTATCAGCTCGCCTTGAGCGAGTGGCTACATATGTACCAACAGGAGTAAAAACAGCGGATATCGGTTCAGACCACGCGTATTTACCTTGCTATTTGTGCTTGAAGGACCCTGCTGCAACAGCAATCGCTGGCGAAGTGAATGAAGGGCCTTTTCTATCTGCCAAAACACAAGTGAGACAATCTGCTTTAGAAAAACGAATCTCGGTGCGAAAAGGAAACGGTCTTGAGGTGATTCATTCGGAAGATCACGTTGATGCAGTGACGATCGCTGGGATGGGTGGGGCATTAATTGCAACGATCCTTGAAGAAGGAAAAGAGAAGCTAGATGGCGTCTCGCGTCTTATCCTTCAGCCTAATGTATCAGCGATCACGATTCGAAAGTGGCTGTTTGAAAACGGGTGGAATTTGATCGCAGAAGAAATTATTGAAGAAGATGATAAAATTTACGAAATTCTTGTCGCTGATCGTGGCGATGTTTTACCTTTGTACGAGCAAGAGAAAGAAAAGAAGATGCTGCTAGGACCTTATTTGATGAGTGAATGCAATAAGGCCTTTCAATTAAAATGGACCTATGAAAAAAGCAATTGGGAGCGCATCTTGACCCAATTTGAAAAGGCAACAGAAACAGCAGAGTTAAAAAACAAAAAAGAGGAACTAAAGATGAAAATTCAAATGGTTCAGGAGGTCTTGTAA
- a CDS encoding Nif3-like dinuclear metal center hexameric protein, with amino-acid sequence MGKFANGQALIQQFESWAPKSYAVEGDSNGVMIGTLNKPIKKIMVALDVLEEVIDEAVSEKVDLIVAHHPLLFRPLKKIDTNTAHGRIVEKAIKHDITIYAAHTNLDVTKGGVNDMMAEALGLEDTEVLSPTQTTALKKVVVYVPHTHADQVREALGNVGAGHIGDYSHCSFNTNGVGTFLPGEGTNPHIGQPNQLEQVEEVKVETIIPAHLQNRVIQVIMKAHPYEEPAYDVYPLENKGETLGLGRIGTLKEEMSLKEFAEHVKLAFDVNGARVVGDLSASVKKVAVLGGDGNKYMMQALFKGADVMVTGDVYYHVAHDVMMEGLNIVDPGHNVEKVMKEGVKRFFDKFIEEKKYDTKVIASKPNTDPFQFV; translated from the coding sequence ATGGGCAAATTCGCAAATGGACAAGCATTAATCCAACAGTTTGAGAGTTGGGCTCCTAAATCATATGCCGTAGAAGGTGACAGCAACGGCGTGATGATTGGGACATTAAATAAACCGATCAAAAAAATCATGGTCGCTCTTGATGTGTTAGAAGAAGTGATTGATGAAGCGGTCTCAGAGAAGGTCGATTTAATTGTGGCTCATCACCCGTTATTATTTCGCCCATTAAAGAAAATTGATACGAATACCGCTCACGGACGAATTGTAGAAAAAGCGATCAAACATGATATTACAATTTATGCTGCTCACACCAATCTCGACGTCACTAAAGGTGGAGTGAATGACATGATGGCCGAAGCACTGGGATTAGAGGACACAGAAGTGCTATCACCGACGCAAACAACTGCGCTGAAAAAGGTCGTCGTCTATGTCCCGCATACTCATGCTGATCAAGTACGAGAAGCACTAGGGAATGTAGGTGCAGGTCATATCGGAGATTACAGCCACTGTTCGTTCAATACAAATGGTGTCGGTACCTTTTTACCTGGAGAAGGGACAAACCCTCATATCGGACAACCTAATCAACTTGAGCAAGTCGAAGAAGTTAAAGTGGAAACGATCATTCCAGCGCATCTACAAAATCGAGTTATTCAAGTCATTATGAAAGCTCATCCATACGAGGAACCAGCCTATGATGTCTACCCATTAGAAAACAAGGGAGAGACGTTGGGTCTTGGACGGATTGGTACGTTAAAAGAAGAAATGTCGTTAAAAGAGTTTGCTGAGCATGTGAAGTTGGCCTTTGATGTGAACGGGGCAAGAGTCGTTGGTGATTTATCGGCTTCTGTAAAAAAAGTGGCTGTGCTCGGTGGAGATGGAAATAAATACATGATGCAGGCTCTCTTTAAAGGCGCAGATGTGATGGTCACAGGAGATGTTTATTATCACGTGGCACATGATGTGATGATGGAAGGTCTCAATATCGTAGACCCAGGCCATAACGTTGAAAAAGTGATGAAAGAGGGCGTGAAACGTTTCTTTGATAAGTTTATCGAAGAGAAAAAGTATGATACGAAAGTGATCGCGTCAAAACCAAACACAGATCCGTTCCAATTTGTTTAA